The DNA segment ATTGCCCAGAAATTTCTAGACCTAGTGGCGGTGGATGATGAATATGTGGCCTTTATGCGGCTGATTATTGGAGAATCGGGTCGGTTTCCAGCCCTAGCCCAGCTTTTCATTCAATCTTTACCCCAAAAGGTGTGGCGTAGCCTCGTTCATTATTTTGACTCTCATCCTGACTTAACGATCGCTCATCCTGATGCAGTAGCCCGGATTTTCACGGGCACATTACTCAGCTATGCCATGACCCAGAGAATTATGCATGGACAGCATATTGCCCCCATGAATCCGGAGCTGTTGATCGACTGCTTGATTGGTCTTATTCTTGCCCCCCAGTCCATACCCCCTGAAGACCTCTAAGGCTCATCCCATCGCCTAAGTAGTAGGTAGGAATGGTGACCTGAAGC comes from the Candidatus Obscuribacterales bacterium genome and includes:
- a CDS encoding TetR/AcrR family transcriptional regulator — translated: KFVFLHSSTSMTPSPDSTTGLKRAQILQGALEIFLRQGYEGTSMDRVAAAAGVSKITIYKHFADKEGLFTALIEQVTAQRFNQVFGTISLDDQPAQVLRQIAQKFLDLVAVDDEYVAFMRLIIGESGRFPALAQLFIQSLPQKVWRSLVHYFDSHPDLTIAHPDAVARIFTGTLLSYAMTQRIMHGQHIAPMNPELLIDCLIGLILAPQSIPPEDL